One window from the genome of Anaerolineales bacterium encodes:
- a CDS encoding extracellular solute-binding protein, with the protein MRFWIASLILLGALSTSCLPDIAPEPSLATPTATQPAALFSTPQPTSGAPARRLTLWLAPEFAASPDMPAGLLLAERLAAFERANPGVTITTRLKSRAGPAGLLETLTAAFAAAPDSLPDMITLDREALQAAAVKSMIVPLEALRPPLESPAWSEHAVLASQVDGTPFGVPLGSDADLLAYRADIYGSPPETWSELLNG; encoded by the coding sequence ATGAGGTTCTGGATCGCCTCGCTCATCCTGCTCGGCGCGCTGTCCACGTCCTGTCTCCCCGACATCGCGCCTGAGCCTTCGCTTGCGACTCCGACCGCCACGCAGCCTGCGGCTCTTTTCTCCACTCCGCAGCCCACGTCGGGCGCGCCGGCGCGCCGGCTGACGCTGTGGCTCGCCCCCGAGTTCGCCGCCTCGCCTGATATGCCAGCCGGCCTGCTCCTGGCAGAACGCCTGGCGGCCTTCGAACGCGCCAATCCCGGCGTGACGATCACCACCCGCCTCAAGTCCCGCGCCGGCCCTGCCGGCTTGCTGGAGACACTGACCGCCGCCTTTGCAGCCGCGCCGGACTCCTTGCCCGACATGATCACATTGGATAGGGAAGCCCTGCAGGCTGCGGCGGTCAAGTCAATGATCGTTCCGCTTGAGGCACTCCGGCCTCCGCTGGAATCGCCAGCGTGGAGTGAGCACGCTGTCCTCGCCTCACAGGTGGACGGCACGCCCTTCGGCGTGCCCCTCGGCAGCGACGCCGACCTTCTCGCCTACCGCGCCGACATCTACGGATCACCTCCGGAGACCTGGAGTGAGCTGCTCAACGG